In one window of Prevotella sp. E13-17 DNA:
- a CDS encoding TonB-dependent receptor, whose product MIKLTSIKKTIMPCALTCAMMLFTPPMLGWQAVNAAVQQQKSQIKGTVVDSQGEPIIGASVVIVGGKTVQGTVTDFDGNFVLNVAPGTQLKISYVGFKEATVKAANGMKVVIEEESTMLKGVEVVAYGVQKKVTVTGALSSVKAEDLVRTPVSSVNNVLAGQLSGVTTVQYSGEPGSDAASIFVRGKATWVDANPLIQVDGVEREMWDIDPNEIESITVLKDASATAVFGVRGANGVILITTKRGVEGKAKITANASFSAMTPTKMIELANSYEYANFYNQMAYNDYTPDPAKPFAAPFSDYVINKFRDGSDPIRFPSMNWADYIMKDVTLQQQHNINISGGNKKVRYFISAGMFTQDGLFKQFDADYDFGYQYQRFNYRANIDLNVTKTTLLSVNVSGKVDDKDSPRTGQGSGGMIKAIYQATPFVSPGIVDGRYIVNSVSPTDNLNFEQNPANMLPFLGSSPMTYYAYQPGGWHDNNNKLSFDLILDQKLDFITKGLSAKIKGSYSSSFTSRRTTTAEIATYTPILQADGETILYRKNIEPTLPLYSTDISGRPGRNWYMEGSVNYSRAFGLHTISALALYNQSKDYYISGTYLDIPRTYVGLVGRVTYDWNNRYIAEFNIGYNGSENFAPGKRFGTFPAGSVGWVISDEPFFKPLKKVFSFVKLRASWGLVGNDKIGGSRFMYIPDPYFVNTTALAERIGKDTNPYAYDFGVENGTVAKGAVEATKNNPDVSWETAFKQDYGIDVNFLNDRLRGVFDIYREKRKDILLQDQTAPSILGFTVPFSNLGEVNSWGWEASLNWQDKIGSDFRYWAKFNVSYNQNEIIERKEAPKAYDYMYERGNRIGSRPLYKFWKFYYEGAEADYEAQFGSAFPEQMVGKLMPGDAIFVDLNKDGKIDGNDMFRGNAYTDDPEYIAGLTLGFQYKEWSFNTQLTGAWNVSRLISDVFRRPFQAASTNTDGGLLKYHLDHTWTVDNPSQSAEYPRATWNNALQNYAECTLYEKDAKYLRVKTIQLAYDFHFPFMKSLGLNQMQLALSGYNLLTFSPYIWGDPETRASNAPSYPLQRTYTASLKLGF is encoded by the coding sequence ATGATCAAACTAACTTCCATCAAGAAGACTATCATGCCTTGTGCTTTGACTTGCGCAATGATGCTTTTCACTCCCCCCATGTTAGGATGGCAGGCTGTTAATGCAGCTGTTCAGCAACAGAAGAGCCAGATCAAAGGTACGGTTGTGGATAGTCAAGGTGAGCCAATTATTGGCGCCAGCGTTGTCATCGTAGGTGGCAAAACTGTTCAAGGTACCGTAACCGACTTCGACGGTAACTTCGTTTTGAACGTAGCCCCAGGTACCCAGTTAAAGATTTCTTATGTAGGCTTCAAAGAGGCCACCGTGAAAGCCGCTAACGGCATGAAGGTGGTCATCGAAGAAGAATCGACCATGCTGAAAGGCGTTGAGGTTGTCGCCTACGGTGTTCAGAAGAAGGTGACCGTCACGGGTGCCCTTTCTTCAGTGAAGGCCGAAGACTTGGTTCGCACACCTGTATCATCTGTCAACAACGTGCTGGCTGGTCAGCTTTCAGGTGTGACCACGGTCCAGTACTCAGGTGAGCCTGGTAGTGATGCTGCCAGCATCTTCGTTCGTGGTAAAGCTACATGGGTAGATGCCAACCCCCTTATTCAGGTGGACGGTGTTGAACGTGAGATGTGGGACATCGACCCCAACGAAATTGAGAGCATCACCGTACTGAAGGACGCTTCTGCTACAGCTGTATTCGGTGTACGTGGTGCCAACGGTGTTATCTTGATCACCACTAAGCGTGGTGTTGAAGGAAAGGCAAAGATTACGGCTAACGCCTCTTTCTCAGCCATGACTCCCACCAAGATGATTGAGTTGGCTAACTCTTATGAGTATGCCAACTTCTACAACCAGATGGCATACAACGACTACACCCCAGATCCAGCCAAGCCATTTGCAGCACCATTCAGCGACTATGTCATCAACAAGTTCCGTGATGGAAGCGACCCCATTCGTTTCCCAAGCATGAACTGGGCAGACTACATCATGAAAGATGTAACGCTCCAGCAGCAACACAATATTAATATATCTGGCGGTAACAAGAAAGTTCGATACTTCATTTCTGCCGGTATGTTCACACAAGACGGTCTGTTCAAGCAATTTGATGCTGACTACGACTTTGGTTATCAGTATCAGCGTTTCAACTACCGTGCCAACATCGACTTGAACGTCACAAAGACGACCTTGCTGAGTGTCAATGTTTCTGGTAAGGTTGACGATAAGGATTCTCCACGTACAGGTCAAGGATCTGGCGGTATGATTAAGGCTATCTATCAGGCCACTCCTTTTGTGAGCCCCGGAATCGTTGATGGTCGTTATATTGTTAACTCCGTCTCGCCCACTGACAACCTAAACTTCGAGCAGAATCCTGCAAACATGTTGCCATTTTTAGGTAGCTCTCCAATGACCTACTACGCCTATCAGCCTGGTGGTTGGCATGACAACAACAACAAATTGAGTTTCGACTTGATTTTGGATCAGAAGTTGGATTTTATTACCAAAGGACTATCTGCCAAAATCAAAGGCTCTTATAGCAGCAGCTTCACTTCACGTCGCACCACCACAGCTGAAATTGCAACCTACACACCTATTCTTCAGGCTGATGGTGAAACCATCTTATATCGTAAGAATATAGAACCCACACTTCCATTATACTCAACAGATATAAGCGGCCGTCCGGGTCGTAACTGGTATATGGAAGGTTCTGTAAACTACAGCCGTGCCTTCGGTCTGCACACCATTTCTGCCCTTGCCCTATACAACCAAAGTAAGGACTACTATATTAGCGGTACTTATCTTGATATACCACGTACTTACGTAGGTCTGGTAGGTCGTGTAACCTACGACTGGAACAACCGCTATATTGCTGAGTTCAATATTGGTTACAACGGTTCTGAGAACTTCGCTCCCGGCAAGCGCTTTGGTACCTTCCCTGCAGGTTCTGTAGGTTGGGTGATTAGCGATGAGCCCTTCTTCAAGCCCCTTAAGAAGGTATTCAGTTTCGTTAAGTTGCGTGCTTCTTGGGGTCTCGTAGGTAATGATAAGATTGGTGGCAGCCGATTCATGTATATCCCCGATCCATACTTTGTTAATACCACTGCACTTGCAGAACGTATTGGTAAAGACACCAATCCTTATGCTTACGACTTCGGTGTAGAGAATGGTACCGTTGCGAAGGGCGCTGTAGAAGCAACCAAGAACAACCCTGACGTTTCTTGGGAAACGGCCTTCAAGCAGGACTACGGTATTGATGTAAATTTCCTCAACGACCGTCTGCGTGGCGTATTCGATATCTATCGCGAAAAACGTAAAGACATTTTGCTGCAGGACCAGACAGCTCCCAGTATCCTCGGCTTCACCGTTCCATTTAGCAACCTCGGTGAGGTAAACAGCTGGGGTTGGGAAGCATCACTCAACTGGCAGGACAAGATTGGCAGCGACTTCCGTTACTGGGCTAAGTTCAACGTTTCTTACAACCAAAACGAGATTATCGAAAGAAAGGAAGCTCCAAAGGCCTATGACTACATGTATGAACGCGGCAACCGCATTGGTTCACGCCCTTTGTACAAATTCTGGAAGTTCTACTATGAGGGTGCCGAAGCCGATTACGAAGCACAATTCGGTTCAGCTTTCCCTGAGCAGATGGTAGGAAAACTAATGCCTGGTGACGCTATATTTGTTGACCTCAACAAGGATGGTAAGATTGACGGTAACGATATGTTCCGTGGTAATGCCTATACTGACGATCCAGAATACATCGCAGGTTTAACCCTTGGTTTCCAATACAAAGAATGGTCATTTAACACTCAGCTGACCGGTGCTTGGAACGTTAGCCGTCTCATCTCCGATGTATTCCGTCGTCCATTCCAGGCAGCCAGCACTAACACCGATGGTGGTCTGCTGAAATACCATCTCGACCACACATGGACCGTTGACAATCCATCACAGAGTGCTGAATATCCCCGTGCCACATGGAATAACGCACTTCAGAACTATGCAGAATGCACGCTCTACGAGAAGGATGCCAAGTACCTGCGTGTGAAGACCATCCAGTTGGCCTACGATTTCCATTTTCCATTCATGAAATCACTTGGTCTGAACCAGATGCAGCTGGCCCTCAGTGGCTATAACCTGCTGACATTCTCACCCTACATCTGGGGTGATCCTGAAACACGCGCCAGCAATGCGCCCTCTTATCCATTGCAGCGTACATACACAGCGAGCCTTAAGCTCGGATTCTAA
- a CDS encoding TonB-dependent receptor, with translation MKQAKRVFLSFLTLLFCTVMHAQSTVSGTVVDETGETVIGATVKEKGTANGTVTNFDGEFTLKVDAGKVLVVTYIGYQPQEMPAKNGMRVELKPDNQVLQEVVVTGYTTQRKIDLTGAVSTVNIGELAKQNENNPMKALQGRVPGMNISADGNPSGAATVRIRGLGTLNNNDPLYIIDGVPTKSGMHELNGNDIESIQVLKDAASASIYGSRAANGVIIITTKRGKEGKVRVDFDGSVAASFYAHKIETLNARQFGQALWQANINDGKNPNNNIVGYNFDWGYDQNGHPQLYGVTMDNYLDTNGTLHAGDTDWFDEVTRTGIVQQYNLSVSSGSEKGNSFFSMGYYDNKGTIKESEFSRLSARANTEYKLLDDIVTIGENFTLNRTKGTDAPGDILRNALQFSPNFPIYAENGEYAQPVGAFPERENPLSMLSRTKDNEYTMWRIFGDAHISITPFKNFMIRSTVGLDYSQKQQRNFQYPVANGKIANSETAAEMRQEHAQRWMWNAIATYNLEIGKHRADAMIGTELNRTDDNWSNARRYGMAVLTTDYMWPTAGSGRQVAEGSGGGFSLVSFFGKANYTYNDTYMASFTLRRDGSSRFGKNNRYGTFPSASAGWRITQEKFMEGTRSWLDDLKVRYSWGMTGNQEISNTARFTMYAPVVTTELWNGEAPAGTVYDITGSNGGTNLPSGYIRKQIGNEDIKWETTMQHNLGFDFSLLNRDIYGSFDWFYKKTTDILVEMKGLGTQGEGSSQWINAGEVKNVGWEFSLGYRHKLANGFSWDITGNISKYTNEVTKLPETVAAAGTYGGNGVFSIIGHPMYSEVGYVADGLFRTQEEINNHASQEAAGLGRIRYLDVVKDGTINESDQAWIYDPTPDFTWGLNIYLQYKDWDLSMFWQGVQGVDVNCYDYKTQTDFWTNTYDKVNLPYLNKGTRVLDAWSPANPGSDIPALSTRDVANEGRLSSYYIEDGSFAKLRTIQLGYNLPKSLVNKLKMERVRLYASAQNLLTIKSSKFTGVDPENPGFGYPIPLNLTFGMNVSF, from the coding sequence ATGAAACAAGCAAAACGAGTGTTTTTGAGTTTCCTGACCCTGCTGTTTTGTACGGTGATGCATGCACAGTCAACAGTTTCGGGAACGGTGGTCGATGAAACTGGTGAAACAGTCATCGGTGCCACTGTTAAGGAAAAAGGCACAGCAAATGGTACTGTGACCAACTTTGACGGTGAGTTCACGCTGAAGGTGGATGCTGGCAAGGTCCTCGTGGTCACCTACATCGGTTATCAACCGCAGGAGATGCCGGCCAAGAACGGCATGCGTGTGGAGTTGAAGCCCGACAATCAGGTGTTGCAGGAAGTAGTGGTGACGGGTTACACTACTCAGCGCAAGATTGATCTGACAGGTGCTGTCTCGACTGTGAATATTGGCGAACTGGCCAAGCAGAACGAGAACAACCCCATGAAAGCCCTGCAGGGTCGTGTGCCAGGTATGAACATTAGTGCCGATGGTAATCCATCAGGAGCCGCCACGGTACGTATCCGTGGTTTGGGTACGCTGAACAACAATGATCCTTTATATATTATAGATGGTGTGCCCACCAAGTCGGGCATGCACGAGCTGAACGGCAATGATATCGAGTCTATTCAGGTTCTGAAGGATGCCGCTTCGGCTTCTATCTATGGTTCGCGCGCTGCCAATGGTGTGATTATCATCACGACCAAGCGCGGTAAGGAAGGAAAGGTGAGAGTAGATTTTGACGGTAGTGTCGCTGCTTCTTTCTACGCTCATAAGATTGAGACCCTCAATGCCCGCCAGTTTGGTCAGGCACTTTGGCAGGCAAACATCAACGATGGCAAGAATCCCAATAATAATATTGTGGGCTATAACTTTGACTGGGGATACGATCAGAACGGTCATCCGCAGCTCTATGGCGTGACCATGGACAACTATCTGGACACCAACGGCACACTGCACGCTGGCGACACCGACTGGTTTGACGAGGTCACTCGCACAGGCATCGTTCAGCAGTACAACCTCTCTGTCAGCAGTGGCTCCGAGAAGGGTAACTCGTTCTTCTCTATGGGCTATTACGATAATAAAGGTACGATCAAAGAGTCAGAGTTCAGTCGTCTGTCGGCACGTGCCAATACCGAATATAAGTTGCTGGATGACATTGTAACGATCGGTGAGAACTTTACCCTGAACCGCACCAAGGGAACCGATGCTCCTGGCGATATTCTCAGAAACGCCTTGCAGTTCAGTCCCAATTTCCCCATCTATGCTGAAAATGGTGAGTATGCTCAGCCCGTGGGAGCATTCCCAGAGCGTGAGAATCCCCTGAGTATGCTTTCAAGAACGAAAGACAACGAATATACGATGTGGCGTATCTTTGGTGATGCCCACATCAGCATTACGCCGTTTAAGAACTTCATGATTCGTTCTACCGTCGGCTTGGACTACAGTCAGAAGCAACAGCGCAATTTCCAGTATCCCGTGGCTAATGGTAAGATTGCCAACTCCGAGACCGCTGCCGAGATGCGTCAGGAGCATGCCCAGCGCTGGATGTGGAATGCCATTGCTACTTATAATTTGGAGATTGGCAAGCATCGTGCAGATGCCATGATTGGTACAGAGTTGAACCGCACGGACGACAACTGGAGTAATGCCCGTCGCTATGGCATGGCAGTACTCACTACCGATTATATGTGGCCCACAGCAGGCTCTGGTCGTCAGGTGGCCGAAGGCTCAGGCGGTGGCTTCTCGCTGGTTTCTTTCTTTGGAAAAGCCAACTACACCTATAATGATACTTACATGGCATCTTTCACCCTGCGTCGTGATGGTTCAAGCCGTTTTGGTAAGAACAACCGATACGGTACCTTCCCATCAGCATCAGCTGGTTGGCGTATCACTCAAGAGAAATTCATGGAAGGCACCAGAAGTTGGCTCGATGATTTGAAGGTACGTTATTCTTGGGGTATGACTGGTAACCAGGAAATCTCGAATACAGCCCGATTCACCATGTATGCACCCGTCGTTACCACCGAGTTGTGGAATGGTGAGGCCCCTGCCGGCACCGTTTACGACATCACCGGTAGCAATGGTGGCACCAACCTCCCCAGTGGTTATATCCGCAAGCAAATTGGCAACGAGGATATCAAATGGGAGACAACCATGCAGCACAACCTTGGTTTTGATTTCTCACTTCTCAACAGAGATATTTACGGCAGCTTTGACTGGTTCTACAAGAAGACCACCGACATCCTCGTCGAGATGAAAGGACTTGGCACACAGGGTGAAGGTTCTTCGCAGTGGATCAATGCCGGCGAGGTGAAGAACGTAGGTTGGGAGTTCTCGTTGGGCTATCGTCATAAACTGGCCAACGGCTTCTCTTGGGACATCACAGGAAACATCAGTAAGTACACCAACGAAGTAACGAAACTGCCAGAGACCGTCGCTGCTGCCGGTACCTACGGTGGCAATGGCGTGTTCAGCATCATCGGTCACCCCATGTATTCAGAGGTTGGCTATGTGGCAGACGGTTTGTTCCGCACGCAGGAAGAAATCAACAACCACGCCTCTCAGGAAGCTGCCGGACTGGGCCGTATTCGCTATCTCGATGTGGTTAAGGACGGCACTATCAACGAGAGCGACCAGGCATGGATCTACGACCCCACACCCGACTTTACCTGGGGTCTGAACATCTATCTGCAGTATAAGGATTGGGACCTGTCCATGTTCTGGCAGGGCGTTCAGGGCGTCGATGTCAACTGCTACGACTATAAGACCCAGACCGATTTCTGGACCAATACTTATGATAAGGTGAACCTTCCCTATTTGAATAAGGGCACCCGAGTTCTTGACGCATGGAGCCCTGCCAATCCTGGTAGCGATATCCCTGCGCTGAGCACCAGAGATGTTGCCAACGAAGGCCGCCTGTCTTCATATTACATTGAGGATGGCTCATTTGCTAAGCTTCGTACCATTCAGTTGGGCTACAACCTGCCCAAGTCTCTTGTCAACAAGTTGAAGATGGAACGTGTACGTCTTTATGCTTCAGCCCAGAACCTGCTGACCATCAAGAGCAGCAAGTTCACGGGTGTCGATCCTGAGAATCCTGGCTTCGGCTATCCAATCCCTCTCAACCTCACATTCGGCATGAATGTATCGTTTTAA
- a CDS encoding SGNH/GDSL hydrolase family protein — protein sequence MKRLFLFVLLTVGSVLTIAAQESLAGKRIGILGDSYVRNHREPIENTWHYKFAKRHGMQYFNYGRNGNCVSIDLKQWGRAMVNRYQEMDDSLDYVVVIAGHNDAARLDSIGADLFREKLTELCDGLIERYPRAQLFFFTPWMRADHDVNAHNFEVVVDCILQVCASRSIPVFDAYHHGNIYAQSDHFRDLFFQNGRRDKAHLNAKGHDRFLPIAEHFIMQYISLDK from the coding sequence ATGAAACGGTTATTCTTATTTGTTCTTCTCACTGTGGGGAGTGTTCTGACTATAGCTGCACAGGAGAGTCTGGCAGGAAAGCGTATTGGTATCTTGGGCGACAGCTATGTGCGCAACCATCGTGAGCCTATTGAAAATACTTGGCATTATAAGTTTGCTAAGCGGCATGGAATGCAGTACTTTAACTATGGGCGCAACGGCAACTGTGTTTCTATCGACCTGAAACAGTGGGGTAGGGCGATGGTTAATAGATATCAGGAGATGGACGACTCGCTTGATTATGTGGTGGTTATTGCTGGTCATAACGATGCGGCACGTTTGGATAGTATAGGTGCAGATTTGTTTAGAGAAAAACTGACAGAATTATGCGATGGACTGATTGAACGCTATCCACGTGCGCAACTGTTTTTCTTTACCCCATGGATGCGAGCCGACCATGATGTGAATGCGCATAACTTCGAAGTCGTGGTAGATTGTATTCTGCAGGTTTGTGCTTCGCGTTCTATCCCTGTTTTTGATGCTTACCACCATGGTAATATATATGCGCAGAGTGACCACTTTCGTGATCTCTTCTTCCAGAATGGGCGTCGTGATAAGGCTCATCTCAATGCCAAGGGGCATGATCGCTTTCTGCCAATAGCCGAACATTTCATCATGCAGTATATCTCATTAGATAAATAA
- a CDS encoding substrate-binding domain-containing protein: protein MKKLFWTFICFALFLVSCTERQAKYRIGISQCSEDIWRDKQNYELRMGTYFHNNVELKFAAAHDNDERQVQQIDSLVNEGIDLLIVAPNQVQTISPAIDRTFDKGIPVIVSERKTNSRKYTAFIGADNYEMGRVMGEYIISCLHGRGTVLEIKGLEGSSPAIERHNGFIDALKNAPQIKLVASLQGDWTENTGYETTRQWLANHQDEHVDLVFGANDRTAMGARKALGNGVRYCGIDGLQGEGGGIQLVRDSLLEASYIYPTHGDQLIDLAVKILEGQPYEKETMMMSALVTRDNAKVLLMQNEELMRQTHRLDQIHQKADSYLRELNTQYVINWLAAGVIVLLLVVIVLSYLQHLRKLAIQRERVTNTIWNMEPITSVEEQQTHEDVDKEEETNASPVEGTFISHFREVVETRLGDSDLSVDDLASAMNLSRVQLYRKVKAMTGSSPVELLRTARLNRAYQILLTTDKSVSEVAYAVGFTAPSYFTKCFKEAYGMVPGDVRK from the coding sequence ATGAAGAAGCTATTTTGGACTTTTATCTGTTTTGCTCTTTTCCTGGTATCATGTACTGAGCGCCAAGCCAAATATCGTATTGGCATTTCTCAGTGCTCGGAAGATATCTGGCGCGACAAACAGAATTATGAACTTCGGATGGGAACCTATTTCCATAATAATGTGGAACTGAAGTTTGCCGCAGCTCATGATAACGATGAGCGTCAGGTACAACAAATTGATAGTCTGGTGAACGAGGGCATCGATCTCTTGATAGTGGCTCCAAATCAGGTGCAGACCATTTCTCCTGCCATAGACCGCACTTTTGATAAGGGCATCCCGGTCATCGTGTCTGAACGAAAGACTAATTCTCGGAAATATACCGCCTTTATTGGTGCAGATAACTATGAGATGGGGCGAGTGATGGGTGAGTACATCATTTCTTGTCTTCATGGTCGTGGCACCGTTTTGGAAATCAAAGGACTAGAAGGTTCTTCGCCTGCTATCGAACGCCACAATGGTTTTATTGATGCTTTGAAAAACGCACCACAGATTAAACTGGTGGCATCGCTGCAAGGAGACTGGACTGAAAACACTGGTTATGAGACCACCCGTCAGTGGCTGGCCAACCATCAAGACGAACATGTGGATTTAGTGTTCGGAGCCAACGACCGCACAGCGATGGGGGCACGAAAAGCATTGGGCAATGGCGTGCGCTATTGTGGTATAGATGGTCTTCAGGGCGAAGGCGGCGGCATCCAGCTGGTTCGCGATTCTTTGTTGGAAGCCTCTTATATCTATCCCACTCATGGCGATCAGTTGATTGACCTGGCAGTGAAGATACTCGAGGGCCAGCCCTATGAAAAAGAGACTATGATGATGTCAGCTCTTGTGACGCGCGATAATGCCAAGGTACTATTGATGCAGAACGAAGAACTGATGCGACAAACACATCGGCTGGACCAAATACATCAAAAAGCAGACTCGTACTTGCGAGAGCTCAACACCCAATATGTCATTAATTGGTTAGCTGCAGGTGTGATTGTCTTGTTGTTGGTGGTTATTGTGTTGTCTTATCTGCAGCATCTGCGCAAGTTGGCTATCCAGCGCGAACGTGTTACGAACACCATCTGGAATATGGAGCCCATCACTTCTGTTGAAGAACAGCAGACGCACGAGGATGTGGACAAAGAGGAAGAAACAAATGCCAGTCCTGTCGAAGGGACGTTCATCTCTCATTTTCGTGAAGTGGTGGAAACCCGACTCGGTGATAGCGACCTGAGTGTTGATGACTTGGCCTCTGCTATGAACCTCAGTCGTGTTCAACTCTATCGCAAGGTGAAGGCTATGACAGGTTCTTCGCCCGTAGAACTGCTTCGCACCGCACGTTTGAATCGTGCCTATCAGATTCTGCTCACTACAGACAAGAGTGTCAGTGAGGTAGCCTATGCTGTTGGTTTCACGGCTCCTTCTTACTTTACCAAATGTTTCAAAGAAGCCTATGGCATGGTGCCAGGCGATGTCAGGAAGTAA
- a CDS encoding RagB/SusD family nutrient uptake outer membrane protein translates to MKLQHIIYASAMALVSGAAFTACTDDVKVGDSFVEKAPGGTVTIDTVFNSAEYTRQFLTGIYGMQYYGLPFSNASGLPTSQNHYWGKLDALTDCYQIHWNGTAIFNSYYSNTLSANDDPLISFINDKVWAAVRQAYLLLENIDRVPGLAEADKKSYIAEAKCLIAARYFDLFSVYGGLPIIDKVYSGTEGDYSHLKRATVEETVNYMVNLLDEAAPDLRWAWDGDTKDTDAYNNTGRWTKAGALALKAKILVFAASPLFNDNEGYYGGNSEAEKEHLVWYGNYDPARWTRAEQACREFFAANGEANPNSETLGTGGAFYELNQPTENSADAYRQAYRMGYIYQGSKEVIHSTRVATIYGTQGTYAWWNWVGIGRNSYCPTVEYVEMFPWANGEPFKWDDAASAPVAPTYAIKNNANQTVKPDGQLFFSPPQKSGKKTIQKYAIRDPRLYENAIVNGQPMTLDWNSGKSSGDIYELWTGGNNVGQSIAKTDGTIVEQLTFRYSTGFGTMKYYLGEEYHRKFMHWVYLSYDEMLLMWAEALAQTGDLTAALNCVNRVRARVGLDPMEKFDNTLTTDKSKLIEEILRERACELGMSNNRYYDMIRYKRTDWMCKELHGMKITRLQNVMGEWLPNYNPYIGTDKDNGLAEPDHFKYEKFTLQNRRRVMWDMDPNDLKVKKWFLFPLPITEINKGYGLIQNPGW, encoded by the coding sequence ATGAAACTTCAACATATCATTTACGCCTCCGCAATGGCATTGGTCTCTGGTGCAGCATTCACCGCATGTACCGATGATGTAAAAGTGGGCGATAGCTTTGTAGAAAAAGCGCCAGGCGGAACTGTCACCATCGACACAGTATTTAATAGTGCCGAATACACCCGACAGTTTCTGACAGGTATCTACGGCATGCAGTACTATGGACTGCCATTCTCGAATGCTTCTGGTCTGCCAACCAGTCAGAATCACTACTGGGGTAAGTTGGATGCACTGACAGACTGTTACCAGATTCACTGGAATGGTACAGCCATCTTCAATTCTTATTATAGCAACACGCTGTCTGCCAACGACGATCCATTAATTTCTTTTATTAATGACAAGGTGTGGGCTGCTGTTCGTCAAGCCTACCTGCTTCTTGAAAACATCGATCGAGTTCCCGGATTGGCAGAGGCCGACAAGAAAAGCTATATTGCAGAAGCCAAGTGTCTGATAGCTGCACGTTATTTCGACCTTTTCAGTGTTTACGGAGGTCTGCCTATCATTGACAAGGTTTACTCAGGCACAGAGGGTGACTACTCTCATCTGAAACGCGCTACGGTCGAAGAAACCGTTAACTACATGGTTAACCTGCTCGATGAAGCTGCTCCCGACCTGCGTTGGGCATGGGACGGAGACACCAAAGACACTGATGCCTACAACAATACTGGTCGCTGGACGAAGGCAGGTGCACTGGCTTTGAAAGCTAAGATTCTGGTTTTCGCTGCATCACCTCTGTTCAACGACAACGAGGGTTACTATGGAGGTAACTCTGAGGCAGAGAAAGAGCATCTGGTATGGTATGGCAACTACGATCCTGCCCGCTGGACTCGCGCTGAGCAGGCATGCCGCGAATTCTTTGCAGCCAACGGTGAAGCCAACCCCAATAGCGAAACGCTGGGTACAGGCGGCGCGTTTTATGAGTTGAACCAACCCACAGAGAATAGTGCCGATGCTTATCGTCAGGCCTATCGTATGGGATACATATATCAAGGTAGCAAGGAAGTAATCCACTCTACCCGCGTAGCTACCATCTATGGCACACAGGGCACCTATGCATGGTGGAACTGGGTTGGCATCGGTCGAAACTCTTACTGTCCTACTGTCGAGTATGTTGAGATGTTCCCATGGGCAAATGGCGAACCTTTCAAGTGGGACGATGCTGCCAGTGCTCCTGTAGCTCCGACATATGCAATCAAGAATAACGCCAACCAGACGGTTAAGCCTGATGGTCAGCTATTCTTCAGTCCTCCACAGAAGTCAGGTAAGAAGACTATCCAGAAATATGCCATCCGCGACCCACGTCTTTACGAGAATGCTATTGTCAATGGTCAGCCCATGACACTTGACTGGAACTCAGGCAAGTCTTCTGGCGACATCTATGAGTTGTGGACTGGTGGCAACAATGTAGGTCAAAGCATCGCTAAAACCGATGGTACCATTGTCGAACAGCTGACATTCAGATATTCTACCGGTTTCGGTACCATGAAGTACTACTTGGGTGAGGAGTATCACCGTAAGTTTATGCACTGGGTATATCTGAGCTACGACGAAATGCTGCTCATGTGGGCAGAAGCACTGGCCCAGACAGGCGATTTGACTGCTGCACTCAACTGTGTGAACAGAGTGCGTGCTCGTGTAGGTCTTGACCCCATGGAGAAATTTGACAACACGCTGACCACCGACAAGAGCAAGCTCATCGAAGAAATTCTTCGAGAACGTGCTTGCGAGTTGGGCATGAGCAACAACCGCTACTATGACATGATTCGTTACAAGCGCACCGATTGGATGTGTAAAGAACTGCATGGCATGAAGATTACCCGTCTGCAGAACGTTATGGGCGAGTGGCTTCCCAACTACAACCCATACATTGGTACAGACAAGGATAATGGCTTGGCTGAACCCGACCACTTCAAATATGAGAAGTTCACCCTGCAGAATCGTCGCCGTGTGATGTGGGACATGGATCCAAACGATCTTAAAGTTAAGAAGTGGTTCCTCTTCCCACTGCCAATCACTGAGATAAACAAGGGCTACGGTCTCATTCAGAACCCTGGCTGGTAA